The following proteins are co-located in the Verrucomicrobiota bacterium genome:
- a CDS encoding Gfo/Idh/MocA family oxidoreductase, which translates to MHTLSRRGFIKRSSAFGAVAVLPSFIALGSKATSGAAPSERVNVAFIGTANKGYRNRKAFLAGAGDLINVVALCDVHLQQTQCQESASEHPSARQFTDFRVMFEEMADDIDAVIVSTPDHTHFPASMMAMHYGKAVWCEKPLAHTFGQCERMMDLAERSGVVTQMGNQGHSGANYFQFKSWTEEGVINNITKIDAYQVQGSRWNGWSKNSKFDSFPDEVVPDGLDWDLWCSVSPERPYSRWLHPNNWRGWYDFGCGKLGDWAAHVIDTPHRFLKLGYPDKVTSLMRDGVHPLIYPSHSTIRFQFPQREDMPAVELNWYDGPGNFPVISEQYRDLKSEQPGYVAPEGTRPPRSAYVGKIMYGNDLVFRAVSHSEPLRIVPREKFLDLRRDLPRFPQKNSNHWTNFILACKGEEDARSPFSVSGTLSQVLAIGMISQRLGGELHFDRESKRFTNSDAANALLDPAPREGWEEFYAL; encoded by the coding sequence ATGCATACACTTAGTCGTCGTGGCTTCATCAAACGCTCCAGTGCATTTGGCGCGGTTGCTGTCCTTCCCTCGTTCATTGCTCTAGGCAGTAAGGCAACTAGTGGAGCGGCCCCTAGTGAACGGGTCAACGTCGCCTTCATAGGAACGGCAAACAAGGGATATCGGAATCGTAAAGCGTTTCTCGCTGGGGCAGGAGACCTGATCAACGTCGTCGCGCTTTGCGATGTCCACTTGCAGCAGACTCAGTGTCAGGAATCGGCTTCCGAGCATCCAAGTGCACGACAGTTTACTGACTTTCGAGTCATGTTTGAAGAAATGGCGGACGACATAGATGCGGTCATCGTTTCAACCCCGGATCACACCCACTTCCCAGCGTCGATGATGGCGATGCACTATGGCAAGGCGGTTTGGTGTGAAAAGCCTCTCGCCCACACTTTTGGGCAATGTGAACGGATGATGGATCTTGCTGAACGCTCAGGTGTGGTCACGCAGATGGGCAACCAGGGCCACTCTGGGGCAAACTACTTTCAATTCAAGTCTTGGACCGAAGAAGGTGTGATCAACAACATCACAAAAATTGATGCCTACCAGGTCCAGGGGTCTCGTTGGAACGGATGGTCCAAGAATTCAAAGTTCGACAGCTTTCCGGATGAAGTCGTTCCCGATGGACTCGATTGGGATCTCTGGTGCTCAGTCTCTCCAGAGCGTCCCTATAGCAGGTGGCTCCATCCGAACAATTGGAGGGGTTGGTATGACTTTGGTTGCGGGAAGCTCGGTGACTGGGCAGCACACGTAATCGATACGCCGCACCGGTTTTTGAAACTGGGCTATCCCGATAAAGTCACCTCGCTCATGCGCGATGGAGTCCACCCCCTTATTTATCCCAGCCACTCGACAATCCGGTTTCAGTTTCCGCAGCGTGAGGATATGCCGGCCGTGGAGCTAAACTGGTACGACGGTCCGGGCAACTTCCCTGTGATCTCCGAGCAATACCGCGATTTAAAAAGTGAACAGCCTGGTTACGTCGCACCCGAGGGCACGAGACCACCCCGGAGCGCCTACGTCGGTAAGATCATGTACGGTAATGACCTCGTCTTCCGTGCAGTTTCTCACTCGGAGCCTCTCCGAATCGTTCCGCGCGAAAAGTTCTTGGATCTGCGCCGCGATCTTCCGCGCTTCCCACAAAAGAACTCAAACCACTGGACCAACTTCATTCTTGCCTGCAAGGGTGAGGAGGACGCGCGGTCACCGTTTAGCGTATCAGGCACACTTTCGCAGGTGCTCGCGATTGGTATGATCTCCCAGCGCCTCGGCGGGGAGCTGCACTTTGATCGGGAATCGAAACGCTTCACCAATAGCGATGCGGCTAACGCACTTCTTGACCCTGCACCCCGCGAGGGTTGGGAGGAGTTCTACGCGCTTTAG
- a CDS encoding sulfatase-like hydrolase/transferase, translating to MNRVLLTGLAFCFSTLVCGAEKKQPNIIIYFADDISARELPLYGSSVWCDGIRGGDTSDPAKRASTPVLDRLSEEGVWVTNAWAATICSPSRAMMMTGRHAHRTKWWNNKDRGVYKDPRGRFTTWPLYESSPILISHVANEAGYATFWTGKTQMVGPFEAYGFHEGAFTPGNWEHLDNPYTDFRLLFEERDGQRLLINDDTDEQVFTYKQHGWNFFPHVKVLNHPANPGELVWWPNTPEARAAFDVTTYGPDVEQDLALNFMDRAHAEGKPFLIYHTSHLGHDAFDWLNPDSDSKWPGTPVIEWDGQKYTRAEVKITGDDGEYDTHGTVTEPGMHSHLNYIDYQIWRYLEKLEAMGEAENTIIIFTSDNGTSGFGKNSPIQQRGAHVPFIVYSPGMTKSGKQDALVSLTDVLPTIAELVGCELPADYEIDGESLVPFLFGEEREHRKWVYSFRGPEQFIRGKYVLKDGAEKWWDVSNTPNDLTSFAPITNWNQVSEVHLGEREKLEAILPVYDLYFDEHEAPGIPNRFPKINYRRKAE from the coding sequence ATGAATAGAGTGCTCCTTACCGGACTCGCGTTTTGCTTCAGCACTTTAGTTTGTGGGGCGGAAAAAAAGCAGCCCAATATTATCATCTACTTTGCGGACGATATCAGCGCCCGGGAGCTACCCCTGTACGGATCTTCAGTCTGGTGTGATGGTATCCGTGGTGGAGATACCAGTGATCCTGCGAAACGTGCGTCGACCCCGGTGCTCGATAGGTTGTCGGAGGAGGGCGTCTGGGTTACCAACGCCTGGGCGGCAACGATTTGCAGTCCAAGTCGGGCGATGATGATGACGGGCCGTCATGCCCACCGCACGAAGTGGTGGAACAACAAGGACCGTGGTGTTTACAAGGATCCGCGTGGCAGGTTCACCACCTGGCCGCTTTACGAGAGCTCTCCTATTTTGATCAGTCATGTCGCGAATGAGGCTGGCTACGCAACTTTCTGGACGGGTAAGACACAAATGGTCGGTCCTTTCGAGGCCTACGGTTTCCACGAGGGGGCCTTCACGCCAGGGAACTGGGAGCATCTTGATAATCCTTACACCGACTTTCGCCTGCTCTTTGAGGAGCGGGATGGCCAGCGCCTACTCATCAACGACGACACGGATGAACAGGTCTTCACTTACAAACAGCATGGCTGGAACTTTTTCCCTCATGTTAAAGTGCTGAATCATCCGGCAAATCCGGGAGAACTTGTCTGGTGGCCGAACACTCCGGAAGCTCGGGCGGCCTTTGATGTTACGACTTACGGGCCTGATGTGGAACAGGACTTGGCCCTCAATTTCATGGACCGCGCCCACGCCGAGGGGAAGCCATTTCTCATCTATCACACCAGTCACCTTGGGCATGATGCGTTCGACTGGCTCAATCCGGACTCCGACAGTAAGTGGCCCGGAACTCCAGTGATAGAGTGGGATGGTCAGAAATACACGCGTGCTGAAGTAAAGATTACCGGCGATGACGGTGAGTATGACACCCATGGAACCGTGACAGAGCCTGGCATGCACAGCCACCTCAACTACATCGATTACCAGATATGGCGCTACCTCGAAAAGCTCGAAGCGATGGGCGAGGCAGAAAACACGATTATCATTTTCACGTCAGACAACGGCACCAGTGGCTTTGGTAAAAACAGTCCCATCCAGCAACGCGGTGCTCATGTTCCCTTCATTGTCTACTCGCCCGGTATGACCAAAAGCGGAAAGCAGGACGCCTTGGTGAGTCTGACTGATGTCTTGCCGACCATTGCGGAGCTTGTGGGATGCGAACTGCCGGCCGACTACGAGATCGACGGAGAAAGCCTTGTGCCTTTTCTCTTTGGTGAGGAGCGCGAGCACCGCAAATGGGTGTACTCGTTCCGCGGCCCCGAGCAGTTCATCCGAGGCAAATACGTGCTCAAAGACGGTGCCGAAAAATGGTGGGATGTTTCAAATACTCCCAACGATCTGACCAGTTTTGCCCCCATCACGAATTGGAACCAGGTCTCCGAGGTGCATCTCGGCGAGCGTGAGAAACTCGAGGCGATCCTCCCAGTTTATGACCTCTACTTTGACGAACACGAAGCTCCGGGGATCCCCAATCGATTCCCGAAGATCAACTACCGGCGAAAAGCAGAGTAG
- a CDS encoding sulfatase-like hydrolase/transferase has protein sequence MKLYPALLSILIAVQVVGASDQPNILWIVTDDQRYDSIRAFNQMLTGEEMSPLGYVESPQVDKLAAAGTTFINAYCQAMGCAPSRASMHYGRYPFRSGIYEFEYHNTTAPHREPSIPEHLAELGYHTVQIGKLGFRLRQEQPGGWMKAFNPYAQSISFRELAAEGLVDWGRVWINELDGVKLDEPLSNLRFFVLPDGEIKYFSLEVEELFPDRKGDTVFLNEEFDLLRHHNARKPPAKDKGMILSGVSPQPAGKTRDAYYNVSLSELLANENQTFKMGELEFDGVDPSKPLFVHLGYDFPHTPVLPPADYRERFQRYTYELPELTEEELETMPEQLKRATSFGASDHYTDEEKQKMIQDYFAFCAYGDALVGQAAKDFVEYSNRHGQPWMIVYVCGDHGWKLNEHGSVSKFTPWNIDQQNPIIVVSSDRAAFPAGKVVRDFTEFVDIAPTILAAAGADLGDPKFDYLDGFDMARIASGEQPSRDYVTGESHAVTGPRAFIRMKDFVFSMQTRPDKSHGGNMDWGLTAAYEDVDPALYHMPSDPGEVNNLAFNPEYRDVANAMREKLGNIVLGDNRVEVNWGPKADGVEIFRSNFAPDAHDGQLEL, from the coding sequence ATGAAGCTATACCCCGCACTACTCTCAATCCTGATCGCTGTTCAAGTCGTTGGAGCTTCAGATCAGCCAAACATTCTTTGGATCGTGACCGACGATCAACGCTATGACTCGATTCGGGCTTTCAATCAGATGTTGACTGGGGAGGAAATGAGTCCGCTTGGCTACGTAGAGTCGCCGCAGGTGGACAAGCTTGCTGCCGCAGGCACAACCTTCATCAACGCCTACTGCCAAGCCATGGGCTGCGCGCCGTCGCGTGCTTCGATGCACTATGGGAGGTATCCATTCCGCTCAGGGATCTACGAGTTCGAGTATCACAATACAACAGCGCCGCATCGTGAACCGAGTATCCCCGAGCATCTTGCAGAGCTCGGCTACCACACTGTACAGATTGGCAAGCTGGGCTTTCGTCTTCGTCAGGAACAGCCAGGTGGGTGGATGAAAGCGTTCAATCCTTACGCGCAGAGTATTTCGTTTCGGGAGCTAGCGGCTGAGGGACTCGTGGATTGGGGAAGGGTCTGGATCAATGAACTCGATGGTGTGAAGCTTGATGAGCCGCTCTCTAATTTGCGGTTCTTTGTTCTACCTGACGGGGAGATCAAATACTTTTCGCTTGAGGTAGAGGAGCTGTTTCCAGACCGAAAGGGTGACACGGTCTTTTTAAACGAAGAATTCGATTTGCTTCGTCATCACAACGCGAGGAAGCCACCTGCGAAAGACAAGGGCATGATCCTGAGTGGTGTGAGCCCCCAGCCTGCAGGGAAAACCCGGGACGCCTACTACAACGTCTCACTTTCCGAGCTGCTTGCGAACGAGAACCAGACTTTCAAGATGGGCGAGCTGGAGTTTGATGGTGTCGATCCGTCAAAGCCGCTGTTCGTTCATCTCGGATACGATTTTCCTCACACCCCGGTCTTGCCACCGGCCGATTATCGCGAGCGTTTTCAACGCTATACCTACGAACTCCCTGAGTTGACGGAAGAGGAGCTTGAGACGATGCCCGAACAGCTGAAGCGAGCTACGAGCTTTGGAGCGTCCGATCACTACACCGATGAAGAGAAGCAGAAGATGATTCAGGACTATTTCGCTTTCTGTGCCTACGGGGATGCCCTTGTCGGTCAAGCGGCGAAGGACTTTGTGGAGTACAGTAACAGGCATGGGCAGCCTTGGATGATCGTTTATGTCTGTGGCGATCACGGTTGGAAACTGAATGAACATGGCTCCGTTTCAAAATTCACGCCGTGGAATATCGATCAACAGAATCCAATTATTGTTGTCTCTTCAGATCGCGCTGCGTTCCCCGCTGGCAAGGTCGTCCGTGATTTCACTGAGTTTGTAGATATTGCACCCACGATCCTGGCGGCAGCAGGTGCAGATCTAGGTGATCCGAAGTTCGACTACCTCGACGGTTTTGATATGGCAAGGATCGCTTCCGGTGAGCAGCCATCTCGAGACTATGTGACCGGGGAGAGTCACGCAGTCACCGGACCACGTGCCTTTATACGGATGAAAGATTTTGTGTTTTCAATGCAGACCCGCCCGGACAAAAGCCATGGTGGAAACATGGATTGGGGCCTCACTGCAGCGTATGAAGATGTCGATCCCGCGCTCTATCATATGCCGTCTGACCCCGGCGAAGTGAATAATCTGGCTTTCAATCCAGAATACCGTGATGTCGCGAATGCGATGCGCGAGAAGCTGGGTAACATAGTGCTGGGGGACAATCGCGTCGAAGTGAACTGGGGTCCAAAGGCGGACGGCGTCGAGATATTCCGCAGCAACTTCGCGCCTGACGCCCACGATGGTCAGCTTGAACTTTAG
- a CDS encoding arylsulfatase, whose translation MKKLHLLLLFIFAGSAWAEPTRPNIVFIMADDLGLGDISFHARTIQGEEPIFETPNIDALAEQGLWFTDGHSATALCAPTRYAVMSGNNNYRSYSPGGVWSTFAPTPFREGEVTLGTVVRDAGYNTGMVGKWHMGGDFYERGSRSKIYRGAKNGDILDKVDVSRWAGSGPRYVGFDYDFISPCGIQGPLYLLYENEEWYPIARDSEIIYLNDETAIRAKDVSDKGFGPGDSKWDAREIGDILSQKCVEFIEASASKREPFFLYYCSPMVHIPHVPPDQFDGKKVEGATPTPHLDMVVELDLQVKRIVDALKATGQFENTLLVFTSDNGGLRDGKATREHGYQPGGGWNGSKNSPLEGGHRVPFFAVWPGKIQPGITDELAVNQDMVATFAALVGTQLPDGQALDSNNLLPLLLGESGFEQRDFFVNQAGASHELIYRKMPWKYMIKSDFKRTKYLPHALYNLESDPGETKNLIKNPEFGVIAQRMHDEYMDIITSGIPTAPGRR comes from the coding sequence ATGAAAAAACTACATCTCCTCCTTTTATTCATTTTTGCTGGATCTGCGTGGGCGGAGCCGACGAGACCGAACATCGTTTTTATCATGGCGGACGACCTCGGTCTTGGGGACATCAGTTTCCACGCCCGGACGATCCAAGGCGAAGAGCCGATCTTTGAGACGCCGAATATCGACGCTCTCGCGGAGCAGGGGCTTTGGTTTACCGACGGGCATTCGGCGACGGCACTCTGCGCACCCACGCGCTACGCAGTAATGAGTGGTAACAACAACTACCGCAGCTACTCGCCGGGTGGCGTGTGGAGCACCTTCGCGCCGACGCCATTTCGCGAGGGTGAAGTGACGCTCGGCACGGTCGTCCGCGACGCCGGGTATAACACTGGCATGGTGGGAAAGTGGCATATGGGCGGTGACTTCTACGAGAGAGGCAGCCGCAGCAAGATTTACCGTGGGGCGAAGAACGGTGATATTCTGGACAAAGTCGATGTGTCGCGCTGGGCGGGTAGTGGACCTCGCTACGTTGGCTTTGATTACGATTTTATCAGCCCGTGTGGGATTCAGGGGCCGCTCTACCTGCTATACGAGAACGAGGAATGGTATCCAATCGCAAGGGACTCTGAGATCATTTATCTCAATGATGAGACCGCGATCCGCGCAAAGGATGTGAGCGACAAAGGTTTCGGCCCTGGAGATTCCAAGTGGGACGCTCGCGAGATCGGTGATATTCTCTCCCAAAAGTGCGTTGAGTTCATCGAAGCGAGTGCTTCGAAGCGGGAACCTTTCTTCCTCTACTACTGTTCGCCGATGGTGCATATCCCGCATGTTCCGCCGGATCAGTTTGACGGGAAGAAAGTTGAAGGCGCCACGCCGACTCCGCACCTCGACATGGTTGTCGAGCTCGACCTGCAGGTGAAACGGATTGTCGATGCTTTGAAAGCGACTGGTCAGTTTGAGAACACACTGTTGGTTTTCACCTCCGATAACGGTGGCTTACGTGACGGTAAAGCGACCCGGGAGCACGGCTACCAGCCGGGCGGCGGTTGGAACGGGAGCAAGAACTCTCCTCTCGAGGGTGGCCATAGAGTTCCTTTCTTCGCTGTGTGGCCGGGTAAGATCCAGCCCGGAATCACCGACGAGCTGGCAGTCAATCAGGATATGGTCGCCACCTTTGCGGCGCTGGTAGGCACTCAGTTGCCAGACGGTCAGGCACTCGATTCGAACAATCTATTGCCGCTCCTGCTCGGTGAGTCCGGCTTTGAACAGCGCGACTTTTTCGTCAATCAGGCAGGTGCCAGCCACGAGTTGATTTATCGAAAGATGCCTTGGAAGTATATGATCAAGAGTGATTTCAAGCGGACAAAGTATTTACCCCATGCTCTCTACAATCTCGAAAGCGATCCGGGGGAAACAAAGAATCTGATCAAGAACCCGGAGTTTGGCGTTATCGCTCAGCGCATGCACGACGAGTATATGGACATTATTACTTCAGGGATTCCCACGGCTCCGGGCCGGAGATAG